The following are encoded in a window of Syntrophales bacterium genomic DNA:
- the xni gene encoding flap endonuclease Xni gives MGINFLLVDALNLIRRVYAAQPGDDGPQRVKDALTTTVRSLQRALRECRPTHAVCVFDGQEPGWRYKLYAGYKAGRTPMPEALQSSLKTFEESFLELGVSSLTFPTLEADDVIATLAVKVALRKGKVIILSTDKMFLQLLSAQIKVRDHFNKRDIDHAYVMEKFGVKPEQFVDFLALSGDSTNNIPGVPSVGHKTASRLLLEFNDVDNVLSVAAVMKGKTGEMLRKHAEEARMAQTLVQLRNDLEFGLNLKLFRYTR, from the coding sequence GTGGGGATTAACTTCTTATTAGTGGACGCACTTAATCTTATCCGCCGTGTGTATGCCGCTCAACCCGGAGATGACGGGCCGCAGCGGGTAAAGGATGCCCTTACGACAACCGTTCGGTCACTTCAGCGCGCCTTGCGGGAGTGCCGGCCGACCCATGCTGTTTGTGTTTTTGACGGTCAAGAGCCAGGTTGGCGCTATAAGCTGTATGCAGGCTATAAGGCCGGACGCACGCCTATGCCTGAAGCATTGCAGTCGAGTTTAAAAACGTTCGAAGAATCGTTTTTAGAACTTGGTGTTTCTTCACTGACCTTTCCAACATTGGAAGCAGATGATGTCATTGCCACATTAGCCGTGAAAGTGGCGCTGCGGAAAGGAAAAGTTATTATCCTCTCGACCGATAAGATGTTTCTTCAGTTACTTTCTGCTCAGATCAAGGTACGTGACCACTTTAATAAACGAGATATTGATCATGCCTATGTGATGGAAAAATTCGGGGTAAAGCCCGAACAATTTGTTGATTTTCTGGCGCTATCCGGAGACAGCACTAATAATATTCCGGGTGTGCCATCGGTCGGGCATAAAACAGCATCCAGATTATTATTGGAATTCAATGACGTAGACAATGTTTTGTCGGTCGCTGCCGTGATGAAGGGGAAAACAGGTGAAATGTTGCGTAAACATGCCGAAGAGGCGCGCATGGCGCAAACGCTCGTACAACTTCGTAATGACCTGGAGTTTGGTTTGAACCTCAAATTATTTAGATATACTCGCTAA